The stretch of DNA TTCCCGGGAACGGAGATGCTGGCTTTTTTGGGTTAGGCGATAGAAGTATGTTATGCAACTTTATCTGAAAATTTTATAACTGCAATTTCTGTAATTGAGGTACGCATAGCGTTTACTATTTTTTCAAGTTGTTTTGCCGTTTCATTGCTATAGGACACCTCACCGCATTGGCTGCATACCTGTGAGGGTACGTTTTTTACAATCACAATGCAATTCCCCAAATCGACCATAAATGTAGATTCTTTATTTTCTAGGTGGCCTTTACACATAAAGCAGATCATAAATTTTTCCTCCTTGTTTTATAGTCGGCTTCCCATTCGTTTGGGTTAGGATAATATGCGGTTATGATCCATAATTCAATATCAGAGAGCCCACACACGACGTGTAATTGAGTTTTGGCAATTGATACGCCCAAAACTAAATAACTGGGATAAGGATGGGCTTCGGGATAGCTTTCAATGATTTCTCCACTCGATAAAGCGTGTGCAACGTCGTCTGTACTTATGCTACGCTGGAACAGGCGAAGTAATGCATGTTGCGTCCAGCGTAAAGTATTTTCCTGACAGAGCTGCCGAATACGGGCTATAGAGCGGTTCTCATGTCTTTCTAAAAGATTCATGCGCACAACTCCTTGCAAGTTTTTTCATCTAGTCTATTCCTTTTGCTTTAAATTAATTAATTCTTTTGGAATACCGCGCTTGCTTGCTATTGAAAAGAGAGAACAAGTTTCAAATTCTCTTA from Veillonellales bacterium encodes:
- a CDS encoding type II toxin-antitoxin system MqsA family antitoxin, with translation MICFMCKGHLENKESTFMVDLGNCIVIVKNVPSQVCSQCGEVSYSNETAKQLEKIVNAMRTSITEIAVIKFSDKVA
- a CDS encoding DUF4258 domain-containing protein, which encodes MNLLERHENRSIARIRQLCQENTLRWTQHALLRLFQRSISTDDVAHALSSGEIIESYPEAHPYPSYLVLGVSIAKTQLHVVCGLSDIELWIITAYYPNPNEWEADYKTRRKNL